From the Drosophila sechellia strain sech25 chromosome X, ASM438219v1, whole genome shotgun sequence genome, the window GGTGTGTGCGAACTTGATATGGAACTCAAAGTGACTGGCCCGCCactgactgactaactgacagCCGTACTCGTAGTCCcgctccactccactccactccactccactccactccactccaagCCCAAACCAAGACGGAGTCGGGCCAAAGTAAGGCCAGCAGCAAATGCAACATAAATTATATGAAGCAAAGGAGAAGGAACCCGATGCCCGGGGCAGACGAAGACGAAGACGGAGACGGAGATGATGGCGACGACTAGGTGACGAGTGGGTTCCCCCTCCCGGATGAGGGGCCTCCTTTTCGACACTATCATATGCCTGCCTTTTTGGTACCCAGTCGCCGGTTTTCATGGGAAAACTTACTTTACTTAGTTGGCAGCGCTTAATTAGTGTGCGCAAATTTCGAGAACGTGAATTTTCATAAGTGTGTGATACACGGTTGGGGTCAGGAGCTGTTACCAGGATAGACTGATTGGAACGGAACGGAGCAATCAGCAGGAAACCTAACCTAAAAGTAATGACAAATAGGTCCGGGTGCCCCAAGAAAACTGCACTTCAATTCAAAATAGgtgtattttcattttaaactTAATCTAATCTGGAAATGAATTCATGCCGCGCAAATCTCATTTTTGCAGGCTATTTTTGTTAAAGAAGCAAAACAGTTCCTTTTCAACTGACTTCTTTTGGTTGATCGTCTAAGGTGGACAATGATTCACTATGTTTGGAACAAGTCTAAAAAGatgattttaatttgttgaCAGAAGCTCACTTCGTGGGCTGTACACGTAGTGACGAAGCCCACCAAAAAAgagttaaattaaaatgtaattaatgtAATTTACCTCGATAGTGATGACTTGTAAACGAATCGAATGTTTTCCGTTTCGaacttttttttggttgtCTTCTTTTAACTATATTTCCATTGAAAAATGCAGCTATTGATATTTACCATTTAGCTGTCTTCTGTTTGggaagaaaatattttaaaacaagagtgaatgctatagtcgagttctcCGACTATAaaatacccgttactcagctagtatGAAAGCGAACGTGAAACTTCATAATTTTTGTCGGATTTTGcttgataaaataaaataaaatgagaataaattttaaaaatgttcaaaagtgtgggcgtgaccggtttgCTGGTTTTAGGGTtttagagtgggcgtgacaaaaagttttttgtcaaataaatagaaatttaAGCGACTAATATGgctatgaaaaaatatccaacaatttttcacaaatgtgggcgtgacagttttgtgcggtttgtgggcgttagaatGGTAGCGGCAACATTGGCCAACCAACTTCAAGACTTGCGCCTTTGTCTCTGGAATCTTTATGCtaaatctcaaccttctagtttttatagttcctgagatcccGACGTTTATATGGACAGATCTACTCGGCTATTGattctgatcaagaatatatatactttatataatccTTCTAGTCCTAGatccttttactctacgagtaaaaatgcaaaagagaAAATGTTCTAATTAACGCTCCATTTCAGGGATGGTCATAATATATTTGTGCGTCAACACTTAGACCATTTGACAATACATTGGTATGTTGGGAATAGCTTAACAGAAATCGCATATACTACATGTTCTGCCTATATAGCCTTGCCTCTAGTACAACGAGGAATAAATTCATGAGGCGAATGAATAAATTCCTTCTCTCTTCCCTCTTCTGGGCAATCCACCTCTCCAAGTCCTTTATTTGCTCCTCGAGGTGCTGGAATTCTTCGTCGTAATCTGAGGACTGCGAACCCTCCTCCGACCCACTTGGCTGCTCGGGATCCCCTGTCGTCAAGACCTCGTCGTTTCCAGTTGACTCCGCTTCCGCGTCCGAATTCTCCGTCATTTCTGAATTAGGTTGTGCTCTGGAGCTTGTTTCTCAGTCAAGTAGTGAAACGAAAGTGAACTAAATATTCCGGCGGAACGAAATATTATGACAAATGAAAGCATAGCCAACTTGATCGAAAAtctatttgaattttaaaatgttgccTTTTAATTTAGCAAAGCTTAAATATACAACGTGTGGAGAGTCCACGTTAAGATTAAACGTTCTATTCGTATCGCAAACAAAGTGATCCTAAAAACCATTCTCTTCTTTACAAAAAGATATTAGAATCAAGACAAATCTTCAGaagaaagcaaaaacaaattctGCACAGAAGCCGTTACAAAAGTAGACCTGCGAGGTCTGCTTGAATAGACCGCCAGACTTGAACTGCATATCTATTAACTATCTATAACTATTAATTTAATAGGAAAGAACAAAATATTACCGAATTCGGTGATGCTATGTGCATAGGGTCGGAAATCTACCCatctgttacatacttttgaacaatttaaaatataactcTACGAGTAACTGGTGTTAAGTGAAGAAAAACAATTGCTGGCTGTATCTTCTCAGCACTACCAACAAACAACATATACATAATTAAACACATTGTAATTAGGTATTCGAATCATCCTGGCCAATTTTATTTCCCACTGTGCTGGCACATTGAAGTCGGCAGAGCCGGGTTTccttttcgttttcatttgcGTCGCGGTCTCACTTTGAAACAGTTTGATTAAGTTTAATTGATGTAATTACACTCTCAAATTGGATTGGATTTGTGAATACAAAGCGTGTCGAGAGGAGGAAGCAGGAAGAGGCAGGGTGTCGTCGGCAAGGACGAACAGACAGCGACTGGGATTGGGACAGTGACTGGGGAGAAGGACGAGGGTGAGGACGAGGACGAATGCGAGTGCGAGGGGTGGCACACCTGCTATACCAATCGATCCCATTAACAACTTCAAAGTCGAGATCTCGTCATGGATTTTGTGGCCGGCCCAAACACACAGTCACACACATTCTAACACTTTGCACTCGACTTTCATCaatttcgaaaatgaatttGAAAGTGTTGCCATCGTTGTTGCTGCGCCTGTGTGGCAGggatatggcgaggaaattcCGGGGATCGAAGAGTGCAGGAGCAGGTTTAGCAGCAGCCCGAATGATGTGGCGCGCATATTTTGCATCATTTAAGCAATTTGTGCAACGCCAGCGGAAAGGGAAGAGGATGCGAACTGGGAAATCGGGGTCGGGATTCGGCTGTCGGGAATGGGGAATGAACATGCGAGTGCGAGTACGGGCACCGCCGACAAGGATGCGCCCCTCGATGACAAAGACAAGGGCGATGGCGATGCGGATGACGGACCATGGCGGCCTGGCAAGGTGCTGAAATTGTTCCCACATTACCACGCACAGGGAACAAAATAATAGGCTTCGATGAAACAGATTTCTTAAAATATTATTGGCGAAGAAGCCAGCATACACGTATATAGACCTAATTTGTCCAATTTAAAAGTAGTTTTGCATCGTTCTTCATTAAGTATTAGTACTGAAATAttcaaagaaaaataaaatctttctattgttttttttcgagtgcagtTCTGACTCTTGTGTCCTGCAACCTGGCCAGGAGCCAATGGCAATGGGCATTGGCCAACAGGCGGCGGAGCTGAGCCAGCGCTGCCCTGGCCAGATAATGAAGCAGCAACATTTTAACCAGGCAAATGCGCAAACACACAGGAAGGGGTGTGCAGTTTGGAGCAAAGAGTTAGAGCTGGGAATAAGAAGTTGGGACGGGATCTAGGGGCACGTGGCATGAGTAAGTTGGTGTTGATTGCCGACTGCCAACTGAGGGCTAACGTCCGCCCATGACTGTCTGTCagtccgtttgtccgtctgtccgtctgtccgtctgttcgTTTGTCCGTATGACAGTTCGTCCGTAAGGCTGAGTGACTAACTGACTTGGTCCCTGCTACTGATTCATGAACTGCCAACGAGCCTGGCCACCAACCTGAACCTGAGCGCCGCAATAGCTGCAACATGTTCAGACATCCGTGTGCACCAGCACACTGACCGCATACCGCTctcacccacacccacacactaaaaaaaagcacacgcacacagaacCATGTGTCCTGGACTGGTGCTCATATTTCGTGTTCCCACAGTCTCGTTTCCGTTGGGCCCatgatgctgctgttgtggaTGCGAATTTGAATGGGGATGCGCATGCTGTTTTTGTCCATTGCGTTGCCATGACAGTGGATTTTACAGATACTTAAGTGCCGGTTggtggtgtgtgtgtatgtgagtgCGACTGTGTGCGTTCGCTTGATATATTCAGCTGACTCATTCTGCTGACGCTCCAAATTCAAAAGCAAACactgttgcatacttttgccCGCTGCAAACCCACATAGACGAGACCGAAAGCGAGAGAGCGACAGAGAGGGGCAGACGCGGCGTGACAGAGAGGGAGCTAGTGctacagagagagagagactgCAATGGACACATATTTTCTGATAAATTATTgcattgttgatttatttttggcttttcgCTGTCTGCGGCTTAAGATTAATTTCCTTGCGTTGTTGAATTCACACTTatgtggcgcccaacgtggggcccACCCGACTGCAGGCAAAcagccacccaccacccaccacccaccaaccACCGCTCTCAACCCACTACCCACTCAACCCACTCACCTCGCCACACCGCTTCTCTGGCCAGGGCAATCCCTTTGTGCGTGTGCCCCCCAAGTCGTTAAATGACTTTTTAAAAAGCgccaataaaaattaaatcaaataaatataatttttaattaaaattccctTTAATCTTTTTACAATTATTACCAGCTTAATGTACAACAATGGCAACGACAACGAGGACCACGACCACAATGGCGTCTGAAACAACGGTAACAAGAACACCAATTGCTGCGAAGCGCAAGGTAACGCACTGACAAAAGATTCAATCCTATCAAGTGGATTGGATTTTTTATTAAGCTCTGATAAGCGGCTGGCGGATGGGTGGGCTTACATATGCGTAAGGATGTGCATATTGTGGCCAAGAAAGACGGAAAGGGTTTAATTGCAAGGGAGGTAAACAAGATTTCAACGATGGGCAAGCAAAGTAGGCACCACATTACTGTTGTCTTTCGTCATCTTCATAACTTAAACGGCTATCGAGTAACGTTCCACACAGGTGGTAGTTTATAATAagaatttttgaatttttattgaagAGTTCGGGATTTGAGGATACCGTAGGAGGTGTCCATCTTAATCTTCAGTCTGGATGTACAACTTAAGCTCATCCTCAATAATATCATGTTATTTTCCTAGCCAGATATTATTGTGAGCACTAAACTAAATCTTTAGTCAAACTTAATGTACTGAAGTAATTTATCGATTTAGTGGTCTGTTTCAAAAGCTACTCTCTGCATCTGACCTCTTGACCCCTTGCAGTCACCGCGAACTTTTCTATTGTTAGCAGCGGTTAtcatttcggttttttttcaTATTGCTCGCCGGGTGGTTGGAGTGGACGTGTGAGTGCTCCATGAGTTGGCCATAGTCGATTCCCGTGCCAAGTCTAATCTGTGAACCGTGCGTGTGGGTGGCTGATGGTGCTGGGGGACAAAAGTCGCCGGCTAAGCCGCTCATGAGTGGCCTTTGATTAGCCATCATCCAGCGAATCCACTCCTCCATCCAGCGAGTTTCTCGCCATATGCGTGTGTGGTTGCCCCAAGGTGCTGGCGGTGGTCGAGGGGATGCTTAGGGACAGCTTCATACATATTAAACCCATGGAACGTAAATATTTAACGAATACTTTATTTTGCAGCCAGAGCAACAAggaaatctattttttttatgggATATCTCTGCTTATTTCTCCCCTTTTGAGTGGAAAACTTTGTCAGTTTGCCTGTGGGTTTAGTGGGGCATGcaacatgtgtgtgtgtatgtgtgtgctggTCCTGTGACCCGAAAGGTTAGGGTTTAAAGGCTGGAGTTTATTTCTCTGGATTGCTTTAATAATTAAGCGTGGACTTGGCACCCGATCCTTAGCTATCGCAATCAACGCCAGTTAAAATGATGACCCAGCCAGACTGGATCTCTAGCTTCCCACTCCATTACCACTACCATTCTCGTTCCCGCTTccgttcccattcccattaCCAAATCCAGTATCACTTCCAACATGGAATGACTGCCAAAAAGGAACGTCTTTCCCTTAAGCTGAAAGTGAGACACAAATTCCGTGGGGCTTACAAATTGCAGCGTTAATTGCATACAAAGAACAAGAAAAGTGCCCAAGAAATTGTAACAAAAggctgttttttatttccGTCCCCATTCCGATTTCCCGCTCAGCGAAATGTGagggagggggcgtggctgggacATGGGGCAGGGGGCAGGGGGCAATGGGCAGGGGGCAATGGGCGCCTCATATAGTTGACAATTGACGCATTTGCAATTCAACACTCGAGCAGAACGGAGCTCGAGCGTTGCGCAATCAGCGGCCTCGCGTTTCACTTTCATCCTGCCCCGCTGACTTCTTCATCCTGTGAACGCTtaggcatttgcattttgatgcCACTGTAGttgtgggggggggggggggggggggcgcATAGGAGAGGAGAGAAGGGAAGGGAGGCAGGCTGCACGTGGGGCgacataaatatttgcagtGTTTGATGTGGCAGCTTCGGGCTTGGCTTCGAACTGGTGACTCCACGGAGCCACTACACTGTGCAAATCCTGGAAAGCGAAACTGAAAACAGTGCTGAAGTAAGACCAAACTATATAATTGCATATGGATTCCTTAGATGAACTGGACGGAGTGAAACCAAAACCGGTCCTTCAGCTCAACTGAGTCAAATAGTAACGAAACGCATAGATAGATTATGTTTTGTATCGATGctatagcaaaaaaaaaaaaatatctctaatatatatatatttatatttatcaaattatATTATGCATTAATATCCCCAGAAGATATAGATATTATTCTGAAACCATAGTATGGATTAGTCTAAAAATTGGCTGGCATATAATTCGCCTTATTCGCATTCCTATTTTGATTTTACCAATAATTCGATTTGAGTTACTATATGTTTACTCTTAAATTTTGGAGTAAAAGTGTGATTTCAATATTTCGCGTTTCGAAACTTTGATTTTCCCAGTGTAACGATGCTGGCTTCTCGGATTTATTAAGTCGAGCACCAgttgaatgtgtgtgtgcgcacgtgtgtatgggtgtgcgggtgtgcgggtgtgtgggtgtgtgggtgtgtgggtgtgtgtgtgtgcatctTGCTATTCCTGGAGGCACACTTGCCTTAATTATTGCCTGGCATGCTGCCCGTGGAGAGGGGGCGCCGGGGTAATTGGTAGCCGGTCGGGGGAGTGCGACTGGAtgtgggagtgggagtgggtgTTAGGCAATGGGAAATAGGAAACGGGAAACGGGAAACGGAGTGTCAACAGTTTATGAAGTGGACTCCTCACGCTTGGCTCCGACTCTGGTTGGCATTTTCCTCCGCTCTCTGCCGGTCGCCTTAGTTTTCCTCGCTTTTCCGGCACATTGGGGGCATAATCAAACGGTAATTGGTGCGGGCAACGATTTTGCAAATTGAAAGAAAGCACACAGAGCCGGCAAAAGCGGAGTGGTGTGTGTGGaaagtgtgtgagtgtgcgagaGCCGGGCCGGGGCACCCAGTGAGTGCAGACAGAGACAATTTTctataaaaactaaatttgaaattgtgtTGACTTAATGTTTGCGCATAAAGCGGCAACCAAAATGGCAAATGCACTCACACGACCAGATGGACATGCTAAAGGACATGCCAAGGGACACTCACAGTCACAgtcacacacagacacaacacacacacacactcgtctCCGTTGACGACTGTCCGTGTGTAGGTGTGTGAGAGAAAGGGGTACACAGAGCAAATTCCCAAATTGAGTTTTCATGTCCTTCAATTTCATTGAGAATAATTCGCACTTCgttcaatttaattaactaataGTTCTTTAATGTTGTAATATGATTTTTCTTCTCATATCAGCTATGCAATCAACAATGGAATAATAAAGATGGTAAGAATAACTCAGCGTTATCATTAAGCTATCTTTATATGATGTAATGCACATTACGGTTAGCTGTGATTTTAGGGACAGCTTGAAGGACAATGTCTAGtaagaaatcaaataaagttTAGTGAACTTAATTCAGTGAACTAAAAGAATTATGAATAAGCATGTGAAATTATTCACAATTCAATAGAATTAAGACTCCTCGTTGGAAGTGGAAAGTGTAAATGGTCAAAGGATCTGATTTTCGAAGATCACGTCCTTTGTCCAacttttttctcagtgcatggGCGAAAGGATGCCGGGTCTTCTGGTGTAGCACTTTGTGCAATGTCTCGCCTCATAGTCGTCATCTTGGtggaaatttattttcattgctGCCGCAGGCTATGGCAATATCAACAGActagtgggtggtgggtggtgggtggtggttggtaATGGGGGTAGTTAGTTATCGCATTCGCATGGAAAGTCGCCTGACCTTTGCCACGCGTCCTGCCGAAAGTGTGCCCCTTCCCCTGGGTGCCCACGTCGTGGGCAAATCGAACTAGGACTCCAAGTTATCCCACTATAACTTTAATTTGGAAAAGCTCTCGAAAGAGAGTGGCAATTGAGATTTAATCCAAAGGTGCAAAGGATCAAACACCTCAATCCCAGCTGTAAGTAAGCAACTCGCACTGACCACTTATTTCTGTGAGTGCACTCaacatatagatatagatatatagatatattcaCAGTTCAATAATATTCTCACTAGTGTTCGAATTTTTGCTATCCCCTTTATAGCAGAATATCATGTTGGATAGTATTTAGACTATTTGCTATTAAATAGTAGTTGTCGCGTTAAAACTTGCACTTTTCACAATGTGAATAAATTGAGTATTCAAAAATTTAGTAAGAGCTGTCATCATTTTAGTATAGTTCTCTAAAAGTATCGCACAAAGTTGCATACCAAGAGTACATCTCAAAGTAAGTAATAAGTAATAAGTGATACTGCTTAATCACCATGTTGTTGTGATCGGAGCTATCATCATTAAACAAAAGTCCATATGCTCAATAGGCTTGAGTGCCATTTCAGTGTCCGAAATGCCTTAAAGTTTCGTCCTTGTTGAATATAttcttcgattttttttttttttttctttgcttgTCCCCGCGTCAGTTGCTTTTTTGTGAGCAGTCCGCTTTATCCATTTGCTCCTTTTGGACCACTGACagtcaacgagctgggcaTTGCCCTCCATCATTTCGGGCAGCAATGAAAGTTGCAGCTtagcgccagcagcagcagcagcagcaacatcaacggCGGCTACGCGTTCAAGTGAAAAGTCCGCAGCTGCTGCCCGCACTTCATGTACTTCgcactgtgtgtgtgagtgtgtgtgtgtgcgagagtgtatgtgtgggtgtggTTGTGTGTTAGTGCTAAGCTTTTGCTCGACGGTTTGTTTTACTGCTTAGCTTTGCTCAAGTCCTGTCTGGGGATGCgcggctgctgctccttctgcCGCCGCCACTGGCTCAGCAGGGCCTACACGGAGAGAAAACATGGCATATTTACTTTAAAGTGCTAAATATCTACATCTAATGGTAGGTTTGTTTCGAGCCTATGCTAAATAGCAAATCAATACATTTCTGGTGACTCCTGTAATTCTCAAAAATGTACTGTAAATTACTGGTatatgtaaattaaaaattctatCATTTATGTAAGCTCaatcaaaattatataattgttGAATTGCAACGAAGTGGCACGAATTTTTGTCAAGTGAACACCGCTATGAGTCCGGAGACGTGACTGGCCACTGGTCACTGGCCACACGCTTGGCGAGATTCCCAACACTTAGTTGCCAAGGAAGGAGGAGCACGGGGAGTgggatctggatctggatctCCGGGGGAGTCGAGTTCAGGTTCAGTGGCGAACCTCGCGCAGGCGTTCACCCACTAGACACCCCATCCGCAGTCTCCAGTCTCCAGTCTCCAGTCCCCCATCGCCCATCGCCCATACCCACCCGAACTGGCGCACCCCACCGTCTATTCCCTCGTTCGCCATGATAGCTGTAATCGAGGAAATCCCATAAGAGACGATTTAATCCCATATTTCAAAGTTATTCAAGtgcaaaaatgccaaaaaggaaTGCAAACATAAGCACTGCCAGGACACGGACACGGACCTTCTCAAAGACAGTGGAGGCGGGACGGGGCGGTAAGGGGCGGTGCGGGGTGGAGGAGGCGTGCCAGGGCACGGAATTGAAGCTCCTATTGGGAACTGGGCCACCTGGTGCAACCTTCTTCTGACCGCACACTTTGCCACTTTGTTGCATTGAATCAATTCCGGACAGCGCATCCCGCCGAGCTGCCATCACTCCAGACGTGGATGCTGCTCCTCCAGCGTTTTCATCATTTCTGTGCGATTGCGCTTGATTTCGTTTCATTTAGTTTGGCCAGCGAGAATCCCTCGCACTCCGATTGCTAATCCCTAACAATGAGCTGCAGATTTAAACGATAATTGGACAATCGCACATGCCCAAACAAGGCGCCCCAATCCCGACCTCCTTCCCAATCCTGAATCCTGAATTCTGaccctcctgctcctgctcctgcttaTTGCATCCGAATTGCAGGCAAAATGCCACTAATTGCGTTCCAGATAGTTTATAAATATGGCGCAGCTTTAAAGTGGCCCATTAAATTTCATTGACGCATTGACAAACTGACATCGCAGAAACGGCAAGCACTGCACAAAAAAACGGCTTAAATTTGAGTCCTGAGAGTTGTTTTGCATTTCTTACTGAACTAAATGAACTTATCATACCCTACACCAATCACAAGTAGTTGTACACAGGGCTTCGGAAAATTCGCTGGCTTTCAGGAATTCTGGAAACTATATTCCCCATACCTACACGTTAAAATCCGCGTTTGAAAACTATGTTATATTCTTGTACAGGTTCTTGGCTCGAAGTTCATTATTATCCTTACATTCATCCTTACATTCAGTCCACATCCCAATGTCTCCTAAGCACCCTGTTTGCTCAACCTACAGCAATCCGACCACCTCATGCCATTCAGTCAGTAACCTTTTCAAGTTTTCAGTTTTGTGGAGCTGTTGTTAGTTCAAGTCTGGCGGTCTATTCAAGCAGACCTCGCAGGTCTACTTTTGTAACGGCTTCTGTGCagaatttgtttttgctttcttCTGAAGATTTGTCTTGATTCTAATATCTTTTTGTAAAGAAGAGAATGGTTTTTAGGATCACTTTGTTTGCGATACGAATAGAACGTTTAATCTTAACGTGGACTCTCCACACGTTGTATATTTAAGCTTTGCTAAATTAAAAggcaacattttaaaattcaaatagaTTTTCGATCAAGTTGGCTATGCTTTCATTTGTCATAATATTTCGTTCCGCCGGAATATTTAGTTCACTTTCGTTTCACTACTTGACTGAGAAACAAGCTCCAGAGCACAACCTAATTCAGAAATGACGGAGAATTCGGACGCGGAAGCGGAGTCAACTGGAAACGACGAGGTCTTGACGACAGGGGATCCCGAGCAGCCAAGTGGGTCGGAGGAGGGTTCGCAGTCCTCAGATTACGACGAAGAATTCCAGCACCTCGAGGAGCAAATAAAGGACTTGGAGAGGTGGATTGCCCAGAAGAGGGAAGAGAGAAGGAATTTATTCATTCGCCTCATGAATTTATTCCTCGTTGTACTAGAGGCAAGGCTATATAGGCAGAACATGTAGTATATGCGATTTCTGTTAAGCTATTCCCAACATACCAATGTATTGTCAAATGGTCTAAGTGTTGACGCACAAATATATTATGACCATCCCTGAAATGGAGCGTTAATTAGAACATTTTCtcttttgcattttctttttatacccgttactcgcaaagtaaaagggtatactagatttggtgaaaagtatgtaacaggcagaaggaagcttTTCGAAccatataaaatacatatattcttgatcaggatcaatagacGATAGATTAGAATAGAGTTGAGATTTAGCAtatagctgagtaacgggtatctgatataGGACTATAGGGTGTGCTGTAACTATTGCAAACTGAAATTAGAAATTCCACGACAAGCGCATTGTTTTCGAACGTTTTTCCGGAAACCTCATTATAGCCCCCTGCGAAGGGTAGAAAGCAAATTTCCGTTGATTTTCCGACCAAGTTCCCCGGTGGCCAAGAAAAAGTTGCCACTTCAGCGGTCAGCCAACGAGCATCAGGCATCAAGCAGCAGCCATTAGACACCAGAAATCAGACGGCAGAGGTCAAAGATCAGCGTGGTGTTAACGGGAACAACGAGTGGTCGAAAGGCAATCACCGAGCGAATCTCGGGCTCAGGGGTAACGTGAATGTGCGAAAATGTTGCCGTCAATTCTGCAcaaaatatgcataaatacGGGCATAAATAAATGTCTGGATGGGCTctcacacactcgcacgcTCACACAAACAAGCACGCGGATTCGCACTCAAAACCCAACTGCGTGGGTTACTGACTCTGCCTGTCTGTGTGCCTGCATGGTTGTATGTGTGGGCCGAAATcagccacccaccacccaccatgCGTCCTTGCCTCGCCAATTTCCCTTGAGAATATAGTATTACACCCCTTACTTGCAGAGCATATCTACTTTTTACTGCATTGTATTGATTTACGAAGTATTTGATTCATTTAGCAACTTTCTGTTTTGAATGATTTATATTATGGTTTTGAATAAACTGGCATCAGTATCTTTTTGTGTGTGGATATATTTACCTGcagtggaaattaaattaagaataaaataagatAACCTAATGCAATATATTGAAAGCAAGAAAGTTCTAAGTAAACGACCAGGAAGCTTGCTGCCAATGTATCGATGTGGAGTGTGAGTAATGGGTATTGGTTAGCTGACTTAGGAGTAGCTGGCTTTCTCCCTTTTTCTAtgattttgttatattttttgctCTCCTATTAACCTTTCTATCGAAATGGTAGCTATTGTCATACCCGATGCTCTAAGtgtttatacatatgtattattCTTCACACAACTATGAAAATACCCTATAAAttcttttgtatattttattgagaATACATGCTACCCTATTAAATTACCTATTACATGTGCATTCAAAACCGAGGTCAAACACATGTTTATGATGTCAGCTCTAGCCAACAGTGCGTATGTGT encodes:
- the LOC116802175 gene encoding uncharacterized protein LOC116802175, producing MTENSDAEAESTGNDEVLTTGDPEQPSGSEEGSQSSDYDEEFQHLEEQIKDLERWIAQKREERRNLFIRLMNLFLVVLEARLYRQNM